aagtaatttgatttCATTAGAAAAATTCTCGTTGCTATTGTGACGTCTAGGAATGACCTTCTCCAAGAATATAGTGATTTTTTTCCATAAAGCTCCCTATATCTCTTGTACATTAGAAACTCCATTAATTattcgattatttaataaactctcttagaTAATATTTTTAGCCGGTCTCGAATCGGGAATAAAAtgtcaaattaataattcgctgaAATTATAATTAATACATTTTTGTTTACCTATATAAaccccatatgaaatataaattaattattcactatatatatatatatatatatattcaatacattaatgttttataaatatctttgtaagaataaataaattgtcttctgttttttattaaaatcaatatcatattgagtttcatctctaatttttcttatcatcgtaagaatttctagtgttgtttctcaTACCCAGGCAATAAATTAATTAATGTGATTGCGGTTTAACAACTTTGTTTCGTGAAGAGGTATTTATTGTAtaactttcatcatcttctttcccaTCTTTATTAGTTCCCATAACGCTCTcaattatttcttcatcagtcaacaattgcgtaacttcattttcttccaGATATTCAGGACATCTTGACATTCACTATAACCCAACTTTTTGATCAAATATTTTGCAAGTCTTAAGTGATATCACCGTCTAACTGTTCATCTGAAAGTCTAAACTTATGTTATCTGTTCTTCGAAGTTAAATTTATCTATAAGTTAATAAGATGTTAGTTTATATTAatcaataattattaatttatcgattaaTTAATTAATCATGGTGGTCCCaactcttttaattaatactcgattatttaataaactctcttaaataatatttttggccggtaccgagtcggggacaacgtgccaaattaataattcgctaaaattataagataatacttTTTTAATTACCTATGTAGGCctcatatgaaatataaattagtaatgcattatatatatatatatatatatatcaatacattaatgatttacgaagactttttgaaaacaaaaattgattgtcttctgttttttgctaaaatccattgaatttcatctctaatttttcttatcattgtaagaatttctagtgttgttggattatccttgttgtgcttgcataaTGCTCTACGGATTTCATTGATCATTGTTGATTTTTTAACACGTTTAAGATGAGAAGCCATATCGTGTTTATGATTTGTTTGTGTCagtagtatgatttcatattgtatttatataaaatatttttttatttgttagtaGTATGATTTCGTATTGTATTtctatatgatttttttttttgataataaatAAGAAATTATCtagaaaatatgatttgatattgtgtttataaaaaaaatgatttgatattgtgtttatataagaaataaaaaatatgattGGATATAATGTTTATAAAAGTATGATTTAATATTGATATTGTCACTATGGGAAAAACAGTGATAAACTACTCCCGAAAAGAGTTGTCATACATATACGACGACGTTTATCGATAAGTTGCATAAGGGAGGGTTGTAGAAAATCCTCAAATCTTTACAAGCCTTCAGTTATAGTCGTAAACATAGTTGTTTATTAGTTTTGTACAATGCTTGCTTCAGTTGTGAATGTCTTTCAAAATTTCCTCTTAATTCCTAACACAACTCATATATGTGTTGTGAAAATAACTACTACACTACACTTGTTGACAACAATGGTCATAGTTGTATGTCTTTTCTTTGACAACAATTACTAGAGTTGTATGTCACTTTCCTTGACTACTTATGTATGAGTTGTATCTCAAGTATTTGACAACAAAAGAAAGAGTTGCAAGTTATTGTCTTGGCAACTCATTTATGAGTTGTATCTCAAGTATTTGACAACAAAAGGAAGAGTTGCAAGTTATTTTCTTGACAACTCATGTATGAGTTGTATCTCAAGTATTTGACAACAACAGGAAGACTTGCAAGTATTTACTTGAGAAGTAATGTTAGAGTTGTATGTCAAATCTTTGACAACCAAGCTATGTGTATCAGAAACATGTATTACAATCCACTTACAAGCTTTTAAAACAGGTGTGGTTCTTTATcatttgtgaaaaaaaaaaatgaaattggcgACATCATTCAAATATACCAGCATTATTCATCCAAATGTACCAGTTTAAGATCATTAAAACACTAAACCATTTCACCATTAAATTAATGTACCAGCAttcattcaaatacttaaacCCCTCAAACACCTAACCAGTTTTAGATCATTCAAACACTAAACCATTCGACCATTCAAAATATCCAGTGACACAACATGAAACACTCCcaaagaagattaagaagtcAGATGGCTAGTCAAGCAATATCAAATCCTTGGCCCATGAGATGTAAGTTCCTATAGCATCATGGATACACTTCAACTCATTGGTTTGCCTGTAGAGAAGAGCATCATCCACACGAGAAGCTTTCACAGATACCTTGTAAGCTCCAAAACCTATTGGCATTCCATGGATGAACTTCTTTGGATCTGTTTCAGCAATAACTGCATCGGCCACAATCTCGCCCTCAGTGTACCAACTGAGTAACCTGCAAGCTCTATTCTTCTCTGGCACTCCCACTGGTTGTGGCACCACATTTGTTCTGCTCAATGGACTGTCGTTTTCACGGACAATGCTAGCGCTAGCATGGTTGTTACTGACATTTCCAGACTACAGAAAACATACCACAGTTACAAGAGAAATTTACATAAATCAAAGAGAGAAAAATGCCATAATTCAAAGAAGAAACAAGTAAACAGAGTTACATTTGGACTGGCATTTTGCAACAGTGATCCATCATGGCAGCAGACACATCTCGAGCTCCTTTCCTATATAAAGACCAAACCAGCTATATAAGGGGCAAGTTTTTATTCATAAACTAAGAAAAGAATACAACATCAATAATAAAATTTTCACCTCTAACATCATAAGTCTCCCATTCAATTCCTTCATACTTTCCCGACACTCGTTAATGTTCTTCTTATAATGGGACTTGACAACCATCTTTGTCTTTGTCGCTCCAAACCCTATTCCTTTGAGTCGACCTGGTTTGTCATCACCAAGAGCTTTGACAAGAATATCATCTGTCACAGATGATCCACCAACATCAGAACCAGCATCTGCTTCAGCTCTTGCAATTTTGTCCTGTATTAGTGTTAAACAGAATTAGTCACATTTATGAATTGAATCATTCAGACACATAAACAAATAAAGAATAAGTCTTTTGGGTCCTCAAAAAAGCCTCAAGAACCCTTGGATTTGGTTCCTTTCCTTCCTTCTGCTTGTGACCCGTTATCCACAATTCAACTCTATCAATCTTTTCAGTAGTGTTCCTCTCCTTTTGCTGCAAACAAAATGTAAATTCAGTTGGTTAAAAAATCCACACATAGTTTATAAACATTCATACTAGCAAACACATAATGAACATACCATTTTCGCCTCCATACGAGCATAACCTTCCCTACTGATCGTGTGTGGGTGGTATGCTTCTGCCGGATTTCCTGCATTTTGAGTCTTTTTGCCTGAAAAGTAATGGAATGTCGTTAAGTAACAAGACATAACCAATAAAATGATTGTAGAAGGACTTAACTTAAAAAATTACATAATATAAAAACTTACTCTGAATTCCTTCGAGAAAACAGTTTCAACGAACTCCTCCCACTCATTGTCTGACATGTTCTGTGGTTTAAGTGCTTTTATCctcttctctctttcttcttcttccaactcATCAAGGTATAATATCTTGCCTGTTTTCTTAGACCTAGCCTCCTTAAGATAACAACACATCTTCCCATGATAGTAATCTCtgtagaaatcatcaacaatgaACCTCATCTGCAAATAACAGTGAAGGAGTTGAGATTAATATTGAAGGTTAAAAGAGCTAAAGAGGTAAAGAGTTAAGAAATTACCTGGACAATCTTCCATACATTATCTTTGGCTTATTTAGGGACCAATCTCCAGTCCTTGAAATTTAATGGAATGTTTCGCCTAACTAAAACTCCCAACACACTTGCAAGTTGCACGGAAGGGTCACCAATGGGTTGATCTTTATTGTTAAAGCTAACAGTGGCCTTGTCTGGATTTTTTGTCTTGTCCTCTGTTATCCCTTGTGAAGACATCCTTGTTAGTCCACGAGGAACACTTTTTCTCTTCTCCTCTCCCTGTACAACCTAAGTGTTATCACAGTTATCAAGCAAAAGAGTTAAACAAGGATTAAAAAATTATCATAAAGAAACAACTTAAATTAAGCGACACAAAGATTTATACCTCATCtcctttttcattttcatttgctGCGATGTCATTCTCTTTATCATTCTCCATTTCCTTGTTTTCACCTTCCTCTCTTCAGTAGCAACAATATTCTCTGGTTCCGCTTCCTCTTTATCTTCACATTCTTCTGCTAACCATATCAGAGAGGGTATCATTTGGATTCCTGATTTTCACATTCGGACATGGGCCTGATTGGGACAATTTCCGCTTCACTGTCCTTTCCTTCTCAAAAACTTCGTTGGAGCGTGCAGTTTGAGATGATCCTGATGTGGACTGGACTGGTACAGATTGTGCGACGCTTTCCGGTTCAACTAAACCTTTTCTTTTCCTAGGTGATGATCGTGTTGGAGTACTCTTTTCAGCGGTATGATCTCGTTCCTCTGACTTGTTCTTAAACCTAGGGGATGTCCATCTTGGTGTATTTTCACGTTCAGTTGGTGAATGACTTGGAGATCCTTGGATTGCAGGTTGCTCTGAACTCTTCTTCTTGTTAGGAattgtttgtttgatttcagACTTTGAAGGCTGCGAAATCTACTTCTTTTTCAAAATGATTTGCAACTTAAATAAGTTAATAACAGGAGTTTGGTAAATAAATTGAGTTATACAAATAAAAGAAACTGAATCAAGATAGTTTGGTAAACTATAAGAGATGTCTTAGTACCTTATTCTTTGGTAATGGGACAGACTGGACAGTTTTGGCTTCCTTGTTAATCTGCGACATAAACTAGAATAGGTCAAACAAAAGAAGATGGTAAATAAAATCATCACACTAAACAAAGAATTATATGCTGGCGATAAGTCTTTATCCTCTTCTTGGGAGTTGGAACAGATTTTTTGGTCCTGGTTTCCTTGGTAACCCGAAACAGATTGTTCTTCACCATTTTTTATCCACACATACAGCTACTGCAAAAACAGaattaaaaagtccaaaattagaaaccaaaaacatcaaaattctTCATACATAATTGGACCACCAATACATAATTCATATGGCATAATTGGAACACCCACATATAATCTAGCAAACATCAAGAAAATATTATATTGATACCAAattagaaggatttttaaatgagCTGGTgcactcattttcttatgagtaAGTGGATTACTTAAGAATGAAGCGATTGTCTCGCTCATAAGAAAGAGAGTGCTCTAGCTCTCATCAATCCTTAACCACCAAATTTCTCATACGTATATCtattaaaacaataaaaaatcAAGCAACATTAACCACCAAGAAACTGACAACATGAGGTTGGAATACCGAAGCCCTGCATAAATCACAGTTGAGAATGAGCCAGGGGTTCGGAACTCCAACCCCCTGTCGTAATAGAATTACTTGGTAGCTTATAAGAGACACGCATAAATCACAGTTGAGAATGAGCTGGTGCACTCACTTTCTTATGAGTAAGTGGATTACTTAAGAATGAAGCGATTGTCTCGCTCATAAGAAAGAGAGTGCTCTAGCTCTCATCAATCCTTAACCACCAAATTTCTCATACGTATATCtattaaaacaataaaaaatcAAGCAACATTAACCACCAAGAAACTGACAACATGAGGTTGGAATACCGAAGCCCTGCATAAATCACAGTTGAGAATGAGCCAGGGGTTCGGAACTCCAACCCCCTGTCGTAATAGAATTACTTGGTAGCTTATAAGAGACACGCTcaaaaatcaaactctaaatcaATCAACATAAGAATCGTCTCATACTCTAAACAATCCACCTATGAATCGGTTCTGTCAAAAACCCAAACTCcgctaaaaaataaaatcctgaCAGGAAATAACTCTAAatcatacaaaaagaaaaaaaaaaatcaaacttcaAATCAAACTCGGCATATGAATCGGTTTCATAAAAAACCCTAACTCGGCTAAGAAAAACCCTAATCAAGAAATAACTCTAAAATCAAACTATACATCAAACACAAAGCATATTAAAAACTGTAATGAAACTGTAAATGAAAAACTAATCATAAATCAAacagaaaattgaaaaaaaaaaatcctactcAGGTGAGATTTATACCTGATGTTGAAGCTGAGCCTTCTGGGTTAAAGGTGAAGTTATTCAACTCTTAGGGCTTCAATTGAACTCTCGAACTTCAATTTTCAGGCGAGATTCCAGTTTTTTCAAATAAATTGATTTTGGGATTTTGCGATTGAGTTTTTCTGATTTCAGTTTCTTTTGGGTAAGAGGTGAAGTTGGGTTTTGGTATGAATGAAATTGATTTAAGGGTGAGGTTTGCTTTCTTCTGGGTTTACATTCTTCTAGGTTGCAGAGCAACACCTTCAAAGACACACAGAGAAAGAAGAAAtgaaatgagaagaagaaaaaaatgttttgGATAGTTAGGTTTATTTTCTTCTGACAGAGAAAAAAATGTTCTGGTCAATAGTCAATAGTCAAAATCTAGAAGGATGTGTGTAAATTTGGGCAGGCTTTTTTGGTAGGAAACATGGGACATTCTCATTGGTTTCAAAAAGAGCATACGGATTGAGAAGAAAACACAATTTGGTAAATGCTAACCGTTAGATTGGATTGAGAATTTATTTCCTTATATTTGGTTCGTTGGATTAAAAATGGGACATTTTCATTGGTTTAAAAAAGAGCATACGGATTGAGAAGAAAACACAAAATTTGGTATAACCAAACAAGGATGTTGACCgttagattggcttgagatttgatttcTTTAAATTTGGTTCGTTGGATTACAAACATTTACAATAAAACCatgaagaaaccctaaattcgtcaatttcgagaaagaaactgggtccgagatcgaaacctggccttgAGCATAAgcctgaaacttcgtaagaacgacgaatccaaccatttacgagtaagattccatcgtatattctcataaacgttcagcaaaccctaaattagtcaacttcgagaaagaaactgggtccgagatcgaaacctggcctttagcataagtctgaaactttgtaagaacgacgaatccaaccatttacgggtaagattccatc
This is a stretch of genomic DNA from Papaver somniferum cultivar HN1 chromosome 1, ASM357369v1, whole genome shotgun sequence. It encodes these proteins:
- the LOC113295794 gene encoding uncharacterized protein LOC113295794 encodes the protein MVVKSHYKKNINECRESMKELNGRLMMLEERSSRCVCCHDGSLLQNASPNSGNVSNNHASASIVRENDSPLSRTNVVPQPVGVPEKNRACRLLSWYTEGEIVADAVIAETDPKKFIHGMPIGFGAYKVSVKASRVDDALLYRQTNELKCIHDAIGTYISWAKDLILLD